In Alicyclobacillus macrosporangiidus CPP55, a single window of DNA contains:
- a CDS encoding HAD family hydrolase has product MSAYDVIFFDLDHTLVDTRQQYHLGVPKAMRALYGDAWPDTFLERFLHHHELLWPNYDRRVMTMEELRRERFLRAWRDFGVEKDAEEARRFHEAYMAAFPETLRPYPETHRLLEALSPEHRLAIITNGSPDMQWEKVRLCGLDRYFSEEVLFISERIGHAKPHPSVYQAAMTGMGVAARDALMIGDNYQADIEGARACGMDAVWYVPDPEGFRQLCAQVSDPPLHRAEDVVARVRELEAARS; this is encoded by the coding sequence ATGAGCGCGTACGACGTGATTTTCTTCGATCTCGATCACACCCTGGTGGACACGCGCCAACAGTACCATCTCGGGGTCCCGAAGGCGATGCGGGCCCTGTACGGTGACGCGTGGCCGGACACGTTCCTCGAGCGGTTTCTGCACCACCACGAATTGCTCTGGCCAAACTACGATCGGCGGGTCATGACGATGGAAGAATTGAGGCGGGAGCGGTTTCTGCGGGCTTGGCGGGACTTCGGGGTCGAAAAGGACGCGGAGGAAGCCAGACGGTTCCACGAGGCGTACATGGCCGCCTTTCCGGAGACGCTTCGCCCGTATCCGGAGACCCATCGGTTGCTCGAGGCGTTGTCGCCGGAACACCGGCTGGCCATCATCACGAACGGATCGCCCGACATGCAATGGGAGAAGGTGCGCCTGTGCGGGCTCGACCGGTACTTTTCGGAGGAGGTGCTGTTCATCTCGGAGCGCATCGGGCATGCGAAGCCCCATCCGAGCGTCTACCAGGCGGCCATGACCGGCATGGGCGTGGCGGCCCGCGATGCCTTGATGATCGGGGACAATTACCAGGCCGACATCGAGGGCGCGCGGGCGTGCGGGATGGATGCGGTGTGGTACGTGCCCGATCCGGAGGGGTTCCGGCAGCTGTGCGCGCAGGTGTCCGACCCGCCGCTGCACCGGGCGGAAGACGTGGTGGCGCGGGTGCGTGAGTTGGAAGCGGCGCGATCGTGA
- a CDS encoding uracil/xanthine transporter, whose translation MSRSFVITGLACLVQVFLGHRLPLMEGQSGMWWGVILNLAATGTESGLSLQEVGGSMAIGMVLGGLAVVLCGLLGIHRVLNRLFTPVVMAVLLFLLASQLIDIFFHGMVGLDERTSIQPGVALLSLALVIGVSALTIGAQGILSNFAILIGLAVGWVVYVVCFGPSHGGAAPQWGQMVELYAWGHPVWHTGIVVACVVTALINSTNTVATLRAAEPLFGCRVDDRQFRRSFVVTGAFTALSGPLALVPYAPYTSSIGFLRTTRLLNRGPFILGAILFLLIGSIPPATGFFSTLPVSVGDAVLFVAYLQIFGSALQNLEGLSFNYRTLFRLAGPTLLGLAIQATPASAFTSLPGMIQAIASNGMLVGILAAVVLEALVPWHRFE comes from the coding sequence ATGTCCCGGTCATTCGTGATCACCGGCCTGGCCTGCTTGGTGCAGGTGTTCCTCGGACACCGGTTGCCGTTGATGGAAGGCCAGTCCGGCATGTGGTGGGGCGTCATCCTCAATCTCGCCGCCACCGGGACCGAGTCGGGCCTGAGCCTGCAGGAGGTCGGAGGAAGCATGGCCATAGGGATGGTGCTCGGCGGTTTGGCCGTGGTGCTGTGCGGCCTGCTCGGCATTCACCGGGTGTTGAACCGGCTGTTCACACCGGTCGTCATGGCCGTCCTCCTCTTCCTCCTGGCATCCCAATTGATAGACATCTTCTTCCACGGTATGGTCGGACTCGACGAGCGCACCTCCATCCAGCCTGGGGTGGCCTTGTTGTCCCTCGCCCTGGTGATCGGCGTCAGCGCGCTGACCATCGGCGCACAGGGCATCCTCAGCAACTTCGCCATCCTCATCGGATTGGCGGTGGGCTGGGTGGTGTATGTCGTGTGCTTCGGACCGTCGCACGGCGGTGCCGCGCCGCAATGGGGGCAGATGGTGGAACTGTACGCCTGGGGACACCCGGTGTGGCACACCGGCATCGTGGTGGCGTGTGTGGTGACTGCCCTCATCAATAGCACGAACACGGTCGCCACCCTCCGCGCTGCTGAGCCGCTGTTCGGCTGCCGCGTCGATGACCGCCAGTTTCGCAGGTCCTTCGTCGTGACGGGCGCCTTCACCGCGCTCTCCGGCCCGCTCGCGCTGGTCCCCTACGCCCCTTACACCTCGAGCATCGGCTTTTTGCGCACCACCCGGCTGTTAAATCGGGGCCCGTTCATCCTCGGCGCCATCCTCTTTCTGCTCATCGGATCGATCCCGCCGGCGACCGGGTTCTTCTCCACCCTCCCGGTCAGCGTCGGAGACGCCGTGCTGTTTGTCGCCTACTTGCAGATCTTCGGCTCCGCCCTGCAGAACCTGGAAGGCCTGTCCTTCAACTACCGGACGCTCTTTCGCCTCGCCGGCCCCACTCTGCTCGGATTGGCCATTCAGGCCACGCCCGCTTCCGCCTTCACAAGCCTGCCGGGGATGATTCAGGCCATCGCGAGCAACGGGATGCTCGTCGGCATCCTCGCCGCCGTCGTGTTGGAGGCGCTGGTGCCGTGGCATCGCTTCGAATGA
- the opp4C gene encoding oligopeptide ABC transporter permease gives MSASTATAPQKAQAQPRGRVSKSPTRLAFERFMYNKAAVVSVFVLLVIIFISIAAPLFTHLDPTHQYLMETDAPPGGLHVLGTDKNGFDLFSRDLYGGRNDLLIGFVDTLFVMAIGILLGGLAGYYGGWVDSLIMRFCDFMLNFPFFLLIIVLTSIFNSSGVWLLIVVIAVVFWPPTTRMVRGLFLNLRESEFVLAAKMAGASPWRIMFRHMLPNIMGTLVVNATFTMANLIAVEAALAVIGFGVQPPNPSWGNVLNDALDYFTLKTEPWVWLPPAALLTITILCINFIGDGLRDAFDPSFEK, from the coding sequence ATGTCTGCAAGCACTGCAACTGCTCCGCAGAAGGCGCAGGCCCAGCCGCGCGGCCGGGTCAGCAAGAGCCCGACGCGGTTGGCATTCGAACGGTTCATGTACAACAAAGCGGCGGTCGTCAGCGTGTTTGTGCTGCTGGTGATCATCTTCATCTCCATCGCCGCGCCGCTGTTCACGCATCTGGATCCCACCCATCAGTACTTGATGGAGACGGATGCGCCGCCGGGCGGCCTCCATGTGCTCGGGACCGACAAGAACGGGTTCGACCTGTTCTCCCGCGACCTGTACGGGGGCCGCAACGACCTGTTGATCGGCTTTGTCGACACCCTGTTCGTGATGGCCATCGGCATCTTGTTGGGTGGCCTCGCCGGCTACTACGGCGGATGGGTGGACAGCCTGATCATGCGTTTCTGCGATTTCATGCTGAACTTCCCATTTTTCCTGCTCATCATCGTGCTGACGTCGATCTTCAATTCCTCCGGCGTCTGGCTGTTGATCGTCGTGATCGCCGTCGTGTTCTGGCCGCCGACCACCCGTATGGTGCGCGGCTTGTTCCTCAACCTGCGCGAGTCCGAGTTCGTGCTGGCCGCCAAGATGGCGGGCGCGAGCCCGTGGCGCATCATGTTTCGCCACATGCTGCCGAACATCATGGGCACCCTCGTCGTGAATGCGACGTTCACGATGGCCAACCTGATCGCGGTGGAGGCTGCGCTGGCCGTGATCGGATTCGGCGTGCAGCCGCCCAACCCGTCATGGGGGAATGTGTTGAACGACGCGCTGGACTACTTCACGCTCAAGACTGAACCTTGGGTGTGGCTGCCCCCGGCGGCGCTGCTCACCATCACCATCCTGTGCATCAACTTCATCGGCGACGGTCTGCGCGACGCGTTCGACCCGAGCTTTGAGAAATGA
- a CDS encoding ABC transporter permease: MGTYVVRRVLGMIPMVFLITVFVFLIMHAAPGNAFDAIMNPAIKDIEQLKEQLEHNAGLDQPLWWQYVHWLGLFVTGNWGFSFTHHVPVTQLVGPAIRNTLILGILAEVLTIALGVPFGILQARNPYGKFDYTSNIVLFCLYSVPFFVFAIFMIYFFAIDLQWFPAQGSTGTGANAGSLGDHLYHALLPALSLAFVNSTIYSRYTRGSMLDVSRKDYVRTARAKGLEEGRVFTKHVFRNGMIPIVTQFGLDFGNMVGGLIITEGIFQYQGMGQLVIDAVNGRDYNVIMATTVLIAIGVLIGNLLADILYAVVDPRIRYD, from the coding sequence ATGGGGACCTACGTCGTCCGCCGCGTGCTCGGCATGATTCCGATGGTGTTCCTCATCACGGTCTTCGTGTTCCTCATCATGCACGCGGCGCCAGGAAATGCATTTGACGCGATTATGAATCCGGCCATTAAGGATATCGAGCAGTTGAAAGAGCAACTCGAACACAACGCCGGCTTGGACCAGCCGCTGTGGTGGCAATACGTGCATTGGCTCGGCCTGTTCGTCACGGGCAACTGGGGGTTCAGCTTCACCCACCATGTGCCGGTGACGCAGCTGGTCGGCCCGGCCATCCGCAACACGTTGATCCTCGGGATTCTCGCGGAGGTGCTGACCATCGCGCTCGGCGTGCCGTTTGGCATCCTGCAGGCGCGCAACCCGTACGGGAAGTTCGACTACACGTCCAACATCGTGCTGTTCTGCCTGTACTCGGTGCCGTTCTTCGTGTTTGCGATTTTCATGATCTATTTCTTCGCCATCGACTTGCAGTGGTTTCCGGCGCAGGGTTCCACCGGGACCGGCGCGAATGCGGGGAGCCTGGGCGATCACCTGTACCACGCCCTGTTGCCCGCCCTGTCGTTGGCCTTCGTGAACAGCACGATATACAGCCGTTACACGCGCGGATCGATGCTGGACGTCTCGCGCAAGGACTACGTGCGTACCGCCCGCGCCAAGGGTCTGGAGGAAGGGCGCGTGTTCACGAAGCACGTGTTCCGCAACGGCATGATCCCGATTGTGACGCAGTTCGGCCTGGATTTCGGCAATATGGTCGGCGGCCTCATCATCACCGAGGGCATCTTCCAGTACCAGGGGATGGGTCAGCTGGTGATTGATGCCGTCAATGGCCGAGACTACAACGTCATCATGGCGACGACGGTGCTCATCGCCATCGGCGTCCTGATTGGCAACCTGTTGGCGGACATCCTGTATGCCGTGGTCGACCCACGCATCCGTTACGACTGA
- a CDS encoding ABC transporter ATP-binding protein, which produces MSENLLEVRNLKKYFPITAGLLRRTVGHVKAVDDVSFTVKAGETLGIVGESGCGKSTTGRMIMRVLEPTSGQIVFDGQDITKLHGKELRAVRPKFQMVFQDPYASLNPKMGIEEIIAEPLIVNGVSRKQATERVIHLLERVGLRADDRHRYPHEFSGGQRQRIGIARALALNPKLIVADEAVSALDVSIQSQILNLMMDLKKEFNLSYIFISHNLAVVRHISDRVGVMYLGHMVELADKRSLYANPRHPYTEALLSAAPEPKRQGRRERIILQGDVPSPANPPKGCPFHTRCPKVMDVCKMERPVLKEVAPNHLVACHLYS; this is translated from the coding sequence ATGAGCGAGAACTTGCTGGAAGTGCGCAACCTTAAAAAATACTTCCCCATCACGGCGGGGTTGTTGCGCCGGACGGTTGGCCATGTGAAGGCGGTCGACGACGTCTCCTTCACGGTCAAGGCGGGCGAGACGCTCGGCATCGTGGGCGAGTCGGGATGCGGCAAGTCGACCACGGGGCGCATGATCATGCGGGTGCTCGAGCCCACCTCCGGCCAGATTGTGTTCGACGGCCAGGACATCACAAAGCTGCACGGCAAAGAGTTGCGGGCGGTGCGGCCGAAGTTCCAGATGGTGTTCCAGGACCCGTACGCGTCGCTCAACCCGAAGATGGGGATTGAGGAGATCATCGCGGAGCCGCTCATTGTCAACGGGGTGAGCCGCAAGCAGGCGACCGAGCGGGTCATCCACTTGCTCGAGCGCGTGGGCTTGCGGGCCGATGACCGCCACAGGTATCCGCACGAGTTCTCCGGCGGCCAGCGCCAGCGCATCGGGATCGCGCGCGCTCTCGCGTTGAACCCAAAGCTGATTGTGGCCGACGAGGCGGTCTCTGCGTTGGACGTGTCCATCCAGTCGCAGATCTTGAACCTGATGATGGACTTGAAGAAGGAATTCAATCTCTCCTACATCTTCATCTCCCACAACCTGGCGGTGGTCCGCCATATCAGCGATCGCGTCGGCGTCATGTACCTCGGGCACATGGTCGAGCTGGCGGACAAACGTTCACTGTACGCGAATCCCCGTCATCCGTACACAGAGGCGCTGCTGTCGGCGGCGCCGGAACCGAAGCGCCAAGGGCGGCGTGAGCGCATCATCCTGCAGGGGGATGTGCCGAGCCCGGCCAATCCGCCGAAGGGTTGCCCGTTCCACACGCGCTGCCCGAAGGTGATGGACGTGTGCAAGATGGAGCGGCCGGTGCTCAAAGAAGTGGCGCCGAACCATCTGGTGGCCTGCCACCTGTATTCGTGA
- a CDS encoding ABC transporter ATP-binding protein, whose protein sequence is MAEPLLAIRNLKTYFISKDAEVRAVDGIDIEVQPRQVVCIVGESGCGKSMTSLSIMRLVPKPKGKIVDGEIWFNGRDLLKLSEDEMTDVRGNEISMIFQEPMTALNPVLTIGEQITEVLLRHRKMTKRQALAKAIEMLQFVGVPRASEIVHEYPHQLSGGMRQRVMIAMAMVCEPKLLIADEPTTALDVTIQAQVLELMKKMREDFDTSIILITHDLGVVADMADHVVVMYAGQVVESTDADSLFAEPTHPYTKGLLASIPSLEEEKDVLYSIPGTVPDAAAFPQGCRFADRCPIAQPSCREKMPELREVKPGHFVRCDLV, encoded by the coding sequence GTGGCTGAACCACTCTTGGCCATTAGAAACCTAAAGACGTATTTCATCAGCAAGGATGCTGAGGTCCGGGCCGTTGACGGCATCGATATCGAGGTGCAGCCGCGGCAGGTCGTGTGCATCGTGGGCGAATCCGGATGCGGCAAGAGCATGACGTCGCTGTCCATCATGCGCTTGGTGCCGAAGCCGAAAGGCAAGATCGTGGACGGCGAGATCTGGTTCAACGGCCGGGACTTGCTCAAGCTCTCCGAGGACGAGATGACGGACGTGCGCGGCAACGAGATCTCGATGATCTTCCAGGAGCCGATGACGGCGCTCAACCCGGTGTTGACCATCGGCGAGCAGATCACCGAGGTGCTGTTGCGCCACCGCAAGATGACGAAGCGACAGGCGCTCGCGAAAGCCATCGAGATGCTGCAGTTCGTGGGGGTACCGCGGGCCAGCGAGATCGTCCATGAGTATCCCCATCAGCTGTCTGGTGGCATGCGGCAGCGTGTGATGATCGCGATGGCCATGGTGTGCGAGCCGAAGCTTTTGATCGCGGACGAGCCCACCACCGCCCTGGACGTGACCATCCAGGCGCAGGTGTTGGAATTGATGAAGAAGATGCGGGAGGATTTCGATACGTCCATCATCCTCATCACCCACGACCTCGGGGTGGTGGCGGACATGGCCGATCACGTGGTGGTGATGTACGCCGGCCAGGTGGTGGAATCGACCGACGCGGACAGCCTGTTCGCAGAACCGACGCATCCGTACACGAAGGGGCTGTTGGCGTCCATCCCGTCGCTGGAGGAGGAGAAAGACGTGTTGTACTCCATCCCCGGCACGGTTCCGGACGCGGCCGCGTTCCCGCAGGGGTGCCGGTTTGCGGATCGCTGCCCGATCGCGCAGCCGAGCTGCCGGGAGAAGATGCCGGAGCTGCGCGAAGTGAAACCCGGTCACTTCGTCCGCTGCGATCTCGTATGA
- a CDS encoding MFS transporter: MDTVWVRGRTWVKAVPPLVWLLMTCSFLNVAGLSLLWPVNAIYIHQVLGQPMTIAGTVLLVYSGAGLAGSFLAGAGYDRFGALPVLSAGFAVCAVSILVPLWIGGWVPYMGVMAVFGLACAVPFPVLNALVGHAWPAGGRRAYNFMYVANNIGVAAGTALGGVVAQRSFASVFWGIALANVVLLILLWTVLRSALWQLRNGRVEHSGRTKEAPARGPESAQTVADPSAAAPPTVESGGVPWRPVTLVLVGFTVGWAIYVQWQSAISVYMQDLGYPLAAYSALWTLNGLLIFGLQPLVGAVVRRVPNLAWHMVTGVALYAAAYALVAIWHTYPAFVTAMTVMTLGEVLAWPSVPAAIGQLAPPHRLGFLQGLVGSTATLGRMVGPIAGGWLFDHAGVQALLGTASAACVLPALCFAGFHFAQRRNATDTGRPLSL; the protein is encoded by the coding sequence ATGGACACGGTGTGGGTGCGCGGGCGGACCTGGGTGAAGGCCGTCCCACCGCTGGTGTGGCTCCTGATGACCTGCAGCTTCCTCAACGTCGCGGGCCTGTCACTGTTGTGGCCGGTCAACGCCATCTACATCCACCAGGTCCTGGGTCAGCCGATGACCATCGCAGGGACGGTCCTCCTGGTGTATTCGGGCGCTGGGTTGGCCGGCAGCTTCCTGGCAGGCGCAGGATATGACCGGTTCGGCGCCCTGCCGGTGCTCAGCGCCGGGTTTGCGGTGTGCGCGGTGAGTATTCTCGTCCCCCTTTGGATCGGGGGGTGGGTGCCGTACATGGGGGTCATGGCCGTCTTCGGGCTCGCGTGCGCGGTCCCATTTCCTGTCTTGAACGCCCTCGTCGGCCACGCCTGGCCGGCCGGCGGCCGGCGGGCGTACAACTTCATGTACGTGGCCAACAACATCGGCGTCGCGGCGGGCACTGCGCTCGGGGGCGTGGTGGCACAGCGCTCATTCGCCTCGGTGTTCTGGGGCATCGCCCTGGCAAACGTGGTCCTGTTGATCCTGCTCTGGACGGTCCTCCGCAGCGCGCTCTGGCAACTGCGCAATGGCAGGGTCGAGCACAGCGGGCGGACCAAGGAGGCGCCCGCCCGCGGACCGGAGTCAGCCCAGACGGTGGCGGATCCGTCAGCGGCGGCCCCACCGACCGTGGAATCGGGTGGCGTGCCGTGGCGGCCCGTCACGCTCGTCCTCGTCGGTTTCACCGTTGGATGGGCGATTTACGTGCAATGGCAGAGCGCCATCTCCGTCTACATGCAGGACCTGGGCTATCCGCTGGCCGCCTACAGCGCGTTGTGGACGCTGAACGGCCTGCTCATCTTCGGGCTCCAGCCGCTGGTGGGCGCCGTCGTCCGGCGCGTGCCCAACCTGGCCTGGCACATGGTCACGGGCGTGGCCCTGTATGCGGCCGCCTACGCGCTGGTCGCCATCTGGCACACCTACCCGGCATTCGTGACGGCGATGACGGTGATGACCTTGGGCGAAGTCCTGGCGTGGCCCAGCGTGCCGGCCGCCATCGGCCAATTGGCCCCGCCTCACCGGTTGGGATTCCTCCAAGGGCTGGTGGGCAGCACCGCCACGCTCGGCCGGATGGTGGGGCCCATCGCGGGTGGCTGGCTCTTCGATCACGCGGGCGTCCAAGCTCTCTTGGGGACCGCATCGGCTGCGTGCGTGCTGCCGGCTTTGTGTTTCGCCGGGTTCCACTTCGCGCAGCGGCGAAACGCGACCGACACCGGTCGTCCGTTGTCCTTGTGA
- the selD gene encoding selenide, water dikinase SelD — translation MTGKAGUGCKIGPGDLAQVMQQVDLATPHPDLLVGLDTLDDAGVFRLSPELALVQTIDFFTPIVDDPYAFGQIAAANALSDVYAMGARPLTVLNVVGYPISKLPADVLARILQGGADKVREAGAVIVGGHSIDDPEPKYGLAVTGICRPDEVWTNAGARPGDALVLTKPIGSGVITTAIKRGLAREEDIERVTAVMAALNRTAAEVGRQFPVHACTDVTGFGLLGHALEMARGSGVCVHIAAGEVPVLEGAHRFVAQGAVPGGSRKNAAHVGPYVSYRRDVAEEVRVLLADAVTSGGLLMALPGDRADAFVGRLRAEGVAWARVIGRVEAGAPGIVVE, via the coding sequence ATGACCGGGAAAGCCGGGTGAGGGTGCAAGATCGGTCCGGGGGACCTGGCTCAAGTGATGCAGCAGGTGGATCTGGCGACCCCCCACCCCGATCTTTTGGTGGGTTTGGACACGCTGGACGACGCGGGCGTGTTCCGGTTGTCGCCAGAGTTGGCTTTGGTACAGACCATCGACTTTTTCACGCCGATTGTGGACGATCCGTACGCGTTTGGCCAGATTGCGGCCGCCAACGCACTCAGCGACGTGTATGCCATGGGAGCGCGGCCGTTGACGGTGCTCAACGTCGTCGGCTACCCCATCTCCAAGCTGCCGGCAGATGTGCTGGCCCGGATCCTGCAGGGGGGCGCCGACAAGGTCCGGGAAGCCGGGGCGGTGATCGTCGGCGGGCATTCCATCGACGATCCTGAGCCCAAGTACGGTCTGGCGGTCACGGGGATCTGCCGGCCGGACGAGGTGTGGACGAACGCGGGTGCCCGGCCAGGCGACGCCCTGGTGCTGACGAAGCCCATCGGCTCCGGCGTCATCACCACGGCCATCAAGCGAGGACTCGCGCGGGAAGAGGACATTGAGCGCGTGACAGCCGTGATGGCAGCGCTCAACCGGACGGCCGCGGAAGTGGGGCGGCAGTTCCCTGTCCACGCCTGCACGGATGTCACGGGCTTCGGGCTGCTCGGCCACGCGCTGGAGATGGCGCGCGGCAGCGGCGTTTGCGTGCACATCGCGGCCGGCGAGGTGCCCGTGCTGGAGGGGGCGCATCGCTTTGTCGCTCAGGGGGCCGTGCCGGGCGGGAGCCGAAAGAACGCCGCGCACGTGGGGCCCTACGTGTCGTATCGGCGGGACGTGGCGGAGGAGGTTCGCGTTCTTTTGGCCGACGCGGTGACCTCGGGCGGTCTGCTGATGGCGCTGCCGGGAGACCGCGCGGACGCGTTCGTGGGCCGGCTCCGCGCCGAGGGGGTCGCGTGGGCCCGCGTGATCGGCCGCGTCGAAGCGGGCGCGCCCGGCATCGTGGTGGAATAA
- a CDS encoding response regulator transcription factor yields MRILIVEDEQRLAAALAQLLKEHQYAVDVAHDGNTGLDLALTDCYDLLVLDVMLPGQSGLDIVRQVRQAGLDVPILLLTAKDTVDDRVTGLDAGADDYLVKPFATRELLARIRALTRRTGNVSGPDTLTVGPFSMHLAERTIFRDGQPLSLTAKEFQLLELLMRNHGKVMSKELILDRVWGPDAEVIGNAVENYVHFLRKKIDVPGQPSYIETVRGVGYVFRVRDSQEER; encoded by the coding sequence GTGCGGATCCTCATCGTGGAAGATGAACAGCGGCTGGCCGCCGCGCTGGCGCAGCTGCTCAAGGAGCATCAGTATGCGGTCGACGTCGCGCACGACGGCAACACGGGGCTCGATCTCGCCCTGACAGACTGTTACGATCTCCTGGTCCTCGACGTCATGCTGCCGGGTCAAAGCGGCCTGGACATTGTCCGGCAGGTTCGGCAGGCAGGGCTCGACGTGCCCATCCTCCTGCTGACGGCCAAGGACACGGTCGACGACCGGGTCACCGGCCTCGACGCGGGCGCTGACGACTACCTGGTCAAACCGTTCGCCACCCGGGAACTCCTTGCGCGCATTCGGGCGCTCACCCGCCGAACCGGCAACGTCAGCGGCCCCGACACCCTGACCGTCGGACCGTTCTCCATGCACCTCGCCGAGCGGACCATCTTTCGCGACGGACAGCCGTTGTCCTTGACCGCGAAGGAATTCCAGCTATTGGAGCTGTTGATGCGGAACCACGGCAAGGTGATGTCCAAGGAGTTGATCCTCGATCGCGTATGGGGCCCGGACGCCGAAGTCATCGGCAACGCAGTCGAGAATTATGTCCACTTTCTGCGCAAGAAGATCGACGTCCCTGGCCAGCCGTCGTACATCGAGACGGTCCGCGGCGTCGGATACGTGTTCCGCGTCCGGGACAGCCAGGAGGAGAGGTGA
- a CDS encoding sensor histidine kinase, whose translation MFRRVRIRITLLTLAIVVCLYAVSSIAVYSIVRQAVLHNVDARLLSTVHAAGPGNMGRIVTTLPQGTWMEVHTAIGDFTNLTPDLEPALDKWVARHPSDKAWRATWRPKAGMILRVLYLPFGPSGPGPDAGYVVIAIDIEREMEVLDRLRDVLLLVGAGGLVAGGIAGFYLAERVLRPVREAWRRQLEFVADASHELRTPLAVIQSNLGVVLEHTHESVADNLEWIHNAHSEARRLSKLVQDLLTLARGDAEAMPLSLQRVSVAELVGKVAELFDPVAAARGLRLVTDCAPDAIVNGDPDRLHQLLVILVDNACKFTPEGGTVTLRTRRQKHTVLLEVSDTGVGIAEENLPRVFDRFFQADPARARDGSHGHGLGLSIAKWIVDAHRGKISVSSRLGEGTTFTVQLPAAG comes from the coding sequence TTGTTCCGCCGCGTCCGCATCCGCATCACCCTGCTCACGCTCGCCATCGTGGTGTGTCTGTACGCCGTCTCTTCGATCGCGGTGTACAGCATCGTCCGCCAGGCGGTCCTCCACAACGTCGATGCCCGCCTGCTGTCCACCGTCCACGCCGCCGGCCCGGGCAATATGGGCCGTATCGTGACCACCCTGCCGCAGGGGACATGGATGGAGGTCCACACCGCGATCGGCGATTTTACCAACCTCACCCCCGACCTCGAACCCGCGCTCGACAAGTGGGTGGCGCGCCACCCCTCGGACAAGGCCTGGCGGGCGACCTGGCGCCCGAAGGCCGGGATGATTCTGCGCGTGCTGTACCTGCCGTTCGGCCCCTCCGGTCCGGGGCCCGATGCCGGATACGTGGTCATCGCCATCGACATCGAGCGAGAGATGGAGGTCCTCGATCGGCTCCGTGACGTCCTGCTGCTCGTGGGCGCAGGGGGGCTGGTCGCCGGCGGGATCGCAGGCTTCTATCTGGCCGAGCGCGTCCTGCGCCCCGTCCGCGAAGCCTGGCGGCGCCAATTGGAGTTCGTCGCCGACGCCTCGCACGAGCTGCGCACCCCGCTCGCCGTCATCCAGTCGAACCTCGGTGTCGTCCTGGAGCACACCCACGAATCCGTCGCCGACAACCTGGAGTGGATCCACAACGCGCACAGCGAAGCGCGCCGTCTGTCCAAGCTGGTGCAAGACCTGTTGACCCTCGCCCGCGGCGACGCCGAGGCGATGCCCCTGTCCCTGCAGCGTGTGTCCGTGGCCGAATTGGTGGGGAAAGTGGCCGAGCTGTTCGATCCGGTCGCCGCCGCGCGCGGCCTCCGCCTGGTGACGGATTGTGCGCCGGACGCGATCGTCAATGGGGATCCCGACCGGCTCCATCAGCTGCTCGTGATCCTCGTCGACAACGCCTGCAAGTTCACCCCCGAGGGCGGCACCGTCACCCTGCGCACACGGCGCCAGAAGCACACCGTCCTCCTCGAGGTGTCCGACACCGGCGTCGGGATCGCCGAGGAAAATTTGCCTCGGGTCTTTGACCGCTTCTTCCAAGCCGACCCAGCCCGCGCCCGCGACGGCTCGCACGGCCACGGGCTCGGCCTGTCCATCGCGAAATGGATTGTCGACGCTCACCGCGGCAAAATCTCCGTTTCGAGCCGGTTGGGGGAGGGGACGACCTTCACGGTGCAGCTGCCCGCGGCTGGGTGA
- a CDS encoding lipoate--protein ligase family protein — protein MSDAALWPAGVEVTWLDDIDDGQHNMDLDVILGEQVGRGERRPTVRIWRGPVKTGIGLSKKDVATDAGRAAQAALQAEGCTVVVRQTGGTAVPQGPGVVQVSYLFPRPTAQATTDAFYRLLCDPLMRWLGSLGLEAETGELPGSYCDGRYNVLVGGKKLIGTAQAWRGGLAGMTSTRPGYVLAHGCIAVDADMDWMVEQMNRFYQLAGNPYRVERGTAVTLRDLLPGPLAGMDELAAGTWAAQSLLSFFRTWRPAAAL, from the coding sequence GTGTCGGATGCGGCGTTGTGGCCGGCGGGTGTCGAGGTGACCTGGCTGGATGACATCGACGACGGGCAGCACAACATGGACCTGGATGTCATCCTCGGAGAGCAGGTGGGCCGGGGCGAGCGGCGGCCGACGGTGCGGATCTGGCGGGGTCCGGTCAAGACCGGCATCGGATTAAGCAAGAAGGACGTGGCGACGGACGCGGGGCGAGCCGCCCAGGCAGCGCTTCAGGCCGAGGGGTGCACCGTGGTCGTGCGGCAGACAGGCGGCACCGCGGTCCCGCAGGGGCCCGGGGTGGTCCAGGTGTCCTATCTGTTCCCCCGGCCGACGGCCCAGGCGACGACAGACGCGTTCTACCGCCTGCTCTGCGATCCGCTGATGCGGTGGCTCGGCTCGCTGGGCCTCGAGGCGGAAACGGGCGAATTGCCAGGGAGCTATTGCGACGGCCGCTACAACGTCCTCGTCGGCGGGAAGAAGTTGATCGGCACCGCCCAGGCCTGGCGAGGCGGGCTGGCCGGCATGACCTCCACCCGGCCCGGCTACGTGCTGGCGCACGGGTGCATCGCCGTCGATGCCGACATGGACTGGATGGTCGAGCAGATGAACCGGTTCTACCAATTGGCCGGCAACCCGTACCGGGTGGAACGAGGAACGGCGGTCACGCTGCGCGATCTGCTGCCCGGCCCGCTGGCGGGCATGGACGAGCTGGCGGCCGGGACCTGGGCCGCCCAGTCGTTGCTTTCGTTTTTCCGGACGTGGCGTCCCGCCGCGGCGCTCTGA